From Nymphaea colorata isolate Beijing-Zhang1983 chromosome 6, ASM883128v2, whole genome shotgun sequence, a single genomic window includes:
- the LOC116256700 gene encoding sulfite exporter TauE/SafE family protein 3-like yields MAQIGGGRRHMRAAVVIGLACILASALVSADRRLMQHEQEAGAPSKHRKESALERLIKFLWQPKVTAYVHVWPDMSFGWRIILGSIIGFLGAAFGSVGGVGGGGIFVPMLTLIIGFDAKSSTAISKCMIVGAAGSTVYYNLRLRHPTLPLPIIDYDLALLFQPMLMLGISIGVAFNVVFADWMVTVLLIVIFMITSTKAFLRGVETWKKESKTKKTVKAAKENGSEEVESGAPCNSMKTDSKAFGDKAVSVLDNIYWKELTILIVLWVVFLAFQIAKNYTRTCSPLYWVFNLLQFPVAIGVSLYEAVSLYKGRRTIASKGGEPTNWKIQKLVLHCFVGMIAGVVGGLLGLGGGFILGPLFLELGIPPQVASATATFAMSFSSSMSVVEYYLLKRFPVPYALYFFAVATVAALAGQHVARKVINFLGRASLIIFILASTIFVSAISLGGVGLSHMVHKIETHTYMGFENLCSY; encoded by the exons ATGGCGCAAATTGGAGGAGGGCGGAGGCATATGAGGGCAGCAGTGGTGATCGGACTGGCGTGCATATTGGCGTCCGCGCTCGTGTCCGCCGACCGGAGGCTGATGCAGCACGAACAGGAGGCCGGTGCGCCGAGTAAGCACCGGAAGGAGAGCGCTCTAGAGAGGCTCATAAAGTTCCTGTGGCAACCCAAGGTGACCGCTTACGTACACGTCTGGCCG GACATGAGCTTCGGATGGAGGATCATCTTGGGCTCCATCATTGGCTTCTTGGGAGCGGCTTTTGGGAGTGTGGGAGGAGTTGGAGGGGGAGGCATCTTCGTCCCCATGCTCACTCTCATCATTGGCTTCGACGCCAAATCTTCCACCGCCATTTCCAAAT GCATGATAGTGGGTGCGGCGGGATCGACCGTTTACTACAACCTGAGGCTGAGGCACCCGACGCTGCCGCTGCCCATCATCGACTACGACTTGGCCCTACTCTTCCAGCCGATGCTCATGCTTGGCATCAGCATTGGTGTCGCCTTCAACGTGGTCTTTGCAGACTGGATGGTCACCGTGTTGCTCATCGTCATCTTCATGA TTACGTCCACGAAGGCCTTCCTGAGAGGTGTTGAGACgtggaagaaagaaagcaaaacgAAAAAG ACTGTCAAAGCTGCTAAAGAAAATG GAAGCGAGGAAGTGGAGTCCGGTGCCCCGTGTAACAGCATGAAAACAGATAGCAAAGCTTTTGGAGACAAGGCC GTTTCTGTCCTGGATAATATCTACTGGAAGGAACTTACCATTCTCATTGTTCTGTGGGTTGTATTTCTTGCCTTCCAGATTGCAAAG AACTACACAAGAACATGCTCCCCTTTATATTGGGTATTCAACCTTCTTCAG TTTCCTGTGGCTATTGGAGTGTCCCTCTATGAGGCCGTGTCCTTATACAAAGGGAGGAGAACTATTGCATCCAAAGGTGGAGAACCAACAAACTGGAAGATTCAAAAGCTGGTCCTGCACTGTTTTGTTGGCATGATTGCTGGCGTAGTAGGTGGTCTGCTTGGACTTGGGGGAGGCTTTATCTTAGGTCCTCTGTTCTTGGAACTCGGCATACCTCCCCAG GTCGCAAGTGCTACAGCAACCTTTGCCATGAGTTTCTCCTCATCCATGTCCGTCGTAGAGTATTACCTTCTTAAACGGTTCCCTGTTCCCTATG CACTCTACTTCTTTGCTGTCGCCACAGTAGCCGCGCTCGCCGGCCAACACGTTGCAAGAAAagtgataaatttcttggggaGAGCATctctcatcatcttcattctggCTTCAACGATCTTCGTCAGTGCAATTTCACTGG GTGGGGTTGGTCTATCGCACATGGTTCATAAAATAGAAACACATACGTACATGGGATTTGAAAACTTATGCTCATACTAG